The Carettochelys insculpta isolate YL-2023 chromosome 9, ASM3395843v1, whole genome shotgun sequence genome includes the window TATTTAAAATTCTAATCTTAGCATTGCATGAACTTAAAGACCTTTGCACTCCATTTTCTTGCTTGTTTTTTGAAAGACAGGAAATAAGGATGAAACTTTAGATGGGGCACTGTGAAGTTTCCCAATTGCTTTGTGCAACTTGTGGGTTTTAATCTTTACCACCCGTAGATACACAAAATTTCTACCTGCAGCACTGCAGTTTTCTTGTACAGCTCTGTGATATGACAAACGGTTATGTATCTTAAAGCCTGGTATCTTGCTTTCCTCTGCATAGAAAATCCTGCTGAAGTGCTTTAAACCCTGAGTCTGTGAGCCTAGAAAGACACACATGCTCAGCTTCATGCATACTACTAGTCCCACTGCCTTCATGATTTCTCAAGAGTAGGTACAATCTGGAACGGGATGTTCCTGAATTCTCCAGAATTGTTTTAATGTCTGCTGCAGTCTGTCTAATCGACACTTCAGATGCCATCCAAGCTGGAGCCTGTTTATGCCACTTGTGGTCTTTATTGAGTTCCATAACTTTGTCTTGGTTTGCATGTATAATCTCAGTTTTACTCATTCTTACTTCTGTTTACATCTACATTTGGCTCATTTGGACTTTTTGCCATATAGGGCCATGGCTCATTTCAAAGTTTGCCAATAAGATACAAAAGGATCGTAgaaaaaagaaggaaggaaaactaatTGACTTCTTGTTATTAGCCACTCTGATCCACACttaatattttgctgttttctatcTCTTTCCCCAAAGGAACAAAAATTTAGCTACTGTATTTTACATTTTCATGGCAGCAGATAGGCCCTGTTTATTGAGCACAGGACTAGCAGTTGAGAACTGGATTCTCTTCTAGCCTCTGTCACTGATTTAGTgtgtgattttttcttttttcatgtttCAGAAAtgtctacaggttgaacttctctagtctagcacccttgggagctCACCGATGTCAGACGAGAATTTTCTGGACTACAGGAAGCCAATATCGTATAACAGCCttaccaatgcttccacagcttattgagctcttagaagacctttaagggtaaattagaactaagtaacagcacagaacaatgagagtcaggactggtggctgtaaactaactttatgggaccacgggaaacttggccatacccatgataagtggttatctgactaactaaattgctggattatggatgttgccaaacaagagagttccagattagagaggttcaacctgtactaatattGAGAGCCTCTGTTGTGAGTGCCCTACCTGGGACACCTACGGCCATGTTTTCATTTAGTCCAAATGAAGTTTTATGGGTTGAGCCCCTCAGAAAAGATCAGGTTGGGCCCTGGGCTGCAAGGATCAGGCTTTGGTCCTAAGCTCCCACAAGTGTAATGCCAGCCTTGGTGACCCCATTTAACAAGGGCCGTGACACGCTTTGTGGTCCAGACCTGCAGTTTGAGAACAACTGATCTGGTCTGATGATCTAATCTGACCACCTGCATAATCCTAGCCAGAGAATTTACCCAACATAGATTCCCGAGCAGAGCTTTTACAAAagtatccaatcttgatttacaaATTGCCAGTGACGGAGAATCCATCCTGAGTCTTggtaattaccctcactgttaaacatatacaccttatttccagtttgaatttgcaTGTCTTCACCTCCAGGATGTTGGTTCACATTATGCGTTTCTCTGGCGggctgaagagcccattattaaacaCAGTAAGCTCTTTGATATCGAGCATCcacgggactgggaggttgccagataatcaaatagtCTGGGTAATAGAGAGTTCACTACTCACGCTGGGTAGGAGTCCAGAGGAGTCTGTTATCTGCACTCATATGCAGCACAGAGGGacgcagggcagtgcagggcacacaccacccttccccacccccaaggggcagggctgtacacaaaccccagctccagctccctgtacttttcttcctggctctgtgctccgtTGTAGGACGGccatgggcctgggcaggaggaggcaggtttgcagctgccatctcccaacccagggctctgcaaagccctccaGGGTGGAGCCCCACAAcaaggggagctgcagcaggctccGGAGTGGGCCCCTTTCCCAACTGCCAGCTTTTCCCTTTAAGAACAGGCAGCTCCCTGCGAAGCTCACACCggcagaggggagaggaggagaggtaGTGCCTGTTATCTATTTAAATTGTTAGCTAACAACATGATTAATGGGGCTAAATTAAGCATGTCTTTTTAGTTTCTTTAAGGAATAGGATGCCAAGATGCGAGGTTTGTTGGTTACCATCTAAATGTCTCTCTAGGAGTGCCACTTCCAACTAAACCAATGAGATTTTATTGCTGCTAGTTTATTACAATGTATCTTGCAGCTGCCGCCAGTGGGGATGGAGAGAGCACAGGagttatgctggttatttgagagtgccgGTTAGTCAAATACCAGCTAaacaagtgtttactgtatttgttCTCCATGTCGGTATTTATACACGGTAATCAAGTCGCCCCCAAGATCCATGAGAGGAAGGTGTTTCCAGTGCAAATTATCACTAGTCCTAttaatcctgtttttctttctaGCTGGGTTATACGCCCGCAACTGGGGCAGCCATGGAGAAAAGTGGGAACATTCAACTGGAGATCCCTGACTTCAGCAACTCTGTCCTGAGCCACCTCAACCAGCTGCGCATGCAGGGCCGCCTGTGTGACATCGTGGTCAATGTGCAAGGACAGGCTTTCCGTGCTCACAAAGTGGTGCTGGCCGCTAGCTCGCCCTACTTCCGTGACCACATGTCGTTGAACGAGATGAGCACGGTTTCCATTTCGGTCATCAAGAACCCCACGGTTTTTGAGCAGCTCCTTTCTTTTTGTTATACTGGGCGGATATGCCTGCAGCTGGCTGACATCATCAGTTATCTAACGGCAGCCAGCTTCCTGCAGATGCAGCACATTATAGACAAATGCACACAGATCCTCGAGGGGATTCACTTTAAAATTAACGTGGCAGAGGTTGAAGCTGAACTGAGCCAGACTAGGGTGAAGCATCAAGAGAGGGAGAGACCCCCGGAGTCTCACCGGGTTACCCCAAATCTAAACCGCTCTCTGAGCCCACGGCACAACACTCCAAAAGGGAGTCGTTTAGGCCAGGTCAGCACGGTGCTGGATATTCGGGAGCTGAGCCCCCCTGAAGAGTCCACCAGCCCTCAGATCATTGAGCAGAGTTCAGATGTGGAGAGCAGGGAGCCCATATTGCGGATTAACCGAGCAGGACAATGGTATGTT containing:
- the ZBTB37 gene encoding zinc finger and BTB domain-containing protein 37 isoform X3, whose amino-acid sequence is MEKSGNIQLEIPDFSNSVLSHLNQLRMQGRLCDIVVNVQGQAFRAHKVVLAASSPYFRDHMSLNEMSTVSISVIKNPTVFEQLLSFCYTGRICLQLADIISYLTAASFLQMQHIIDKCTQILEGIHFKINVAEVEAELSQTRVKHQERERPPESHRVTPNLNRSLSPRHNTPKGSRLGQVSTVLDIRELSPPEESTSPQIIEQSSDVESREPILRINRAGQWYVETGVADRGGQNDDDVRVLGGVHIKTENLEEWLGTENQPSGEDGSSAEEVTAMVIDTTGHGSMGQETYTLGSSGAKVVRPTSSEIDRFSPSGSMVTVTERYRSKSESPGRMDEPKQPNSQISGSKLRS
- the ZBTB37 gene encoding zinc finger and BTB domain-containing protein 37 isoform X2; protein product: MEKSGNIQLEIPDFSNSVLSHLNQLRMQGRLCDIVVNVQGQAFRAHKVVLAASSPYFRDHMSLNEMSTVSISVIKNPTVFEQLLSFCYTGRICLQLADIISYLTAASFLQMQHIIDKCTQILEGIHFKINVAEVEAELSQTRVKHQERERPPESHRVTPNLNRSLSPRHNTPKGSRLGQVSTVLDIRELSPPEESTSPQIIEQSSDVESREPILRINRAGQWYVETGVADRGGQNDDDVRVLGGVHIKTENLEEWLGTENQPSGEDGSSAEEVTAMVIDTTGHGSMGQETYTLGSSGAKVVRPTSSEIDRFSPSGSMVTVTERYRSKSESPGRMDEPKQPNSQVAFHVQGRLPLL